One part of the Odontesthes bonariensis isolate fOdoBon6 chromosome 15, fOdoBon6.hap1, whole genome shotgun sequence genome encodes these proteins:
- the pias4a gene encoding E3 SUMO-protein ligase PIAS4-A, producing the protein MAAELVEAMNMVKSFRVSDLQTLLASMGRSKSGLKQDLVGRALRLVQTEYSPELLKNVRQLYESRFPKTSGWLAARRPEGVPVAYSSLSSSPTATSQGADYLNGISKPLPAPAAEIKLVPLPFYQTLETLLPPTELIAQNNEKLQDSQCIFELTPTQADQIRNASELRPGIRSIQVVLRICYSDSIGVQEDQYPPNIAVKVNQSYCHVPGYYPSNKPGVEPRRPCRPVNITPWLHLSNITNRVTVTWGNFGKRYSVAVYLVRVFTAADLFNQLKLCSVESAERCRERIQDKLRFDPESEIATTGLRVSLICPLVKMRLGVPCRVLTCAHLQCFDAVFFLQMNEKKPTWTCPVCDKPAPFELLTIDGLLSEILKETSEEIEEIEYLTDGSWQPISDDKERDKERERSHTPEYRVVDICIPEANGHSPAHSSTSLSGKSGSGSVGMSGVTGGPAAAPGAGVVVDLTLDSSSEEEGGGAGGDSEDTEDSADSPAPKRGRYNYDKDLVTAY; encoded by the exons ATGGCGGCCGAACTGGTGGAAGCGATG AACATGGTCAAAAGTTTCCGGGTCTCAGACCTGCAGACACTGCTAGCCTCAATGGGTCGCAGTAAAAGTGGGCTGAAGCAGGACCTTGTGGGGCGTGCATTGAGGCTGGTGCAGACCGAGTACAGCCCAGAACTGCTCAAGAATGTCAGGCAACTTTATGAGTCACGATTTCCCAAAACCTCTGGTTGGCTGGCGGCGCGGCGTCCAGAAGGTGTCCCAGTTGCATACTCATCCCTCAGCTCCTCCCCCACTGCCACCTCTCAGGGCGCAGACTACCTCAACGGCATTTCCAAACCGCTCCCCGCACCTGCAGCAGAGATCAAGCTGGTCCCACTGCCCTTCTACCAAACTCTAGAGACACTGCTGCCACCAACAGAGCTAA TTGCCCAGAACAATGAGAAACTGCAGGACAGTCAATGCATCTTTGAATTAACACCGACCCAAGCAGACCAGATCAGAAATGCAAG TGAGCTTCGTCCAGGAATCAGGTCAATCCAAGTGGTTCTTAG AATCTGCTACTCAGACTCCATCGGTGTTCAGGAGGACCAGTATCCTCCCAACATTGCTGTCAAAGTCAACCAGTCCTACTGTCATGTGCCG GGATATTACCCCTCTAATAAGCCTGGCGTGGAACCCCGTCGTCCTTGCCGCCCTGTAAACATCACTCCTTGGTTGCATCTCTCCAATATCACCAACAGAGTCACCGTCACCTGGGGAAACTTTGGCAAG CGCTATTCTGTGGCCGTATATTTAGTGAGAGTCTTCACTGCAGCAGATCTCTTCAACCAGCTGAAGCTCTGCTCTGTTGAGAGCGCGGAACGCTGTCGCGAACGCA TCCAAGACAAACTTCGTTTTGATCCGGAGAGCGAAATTGCGACTACGGgcctcagagtttctctcatctGTCCA CTGGTGAAGATGCGGCTCGGTGTACCGTGCCGAGTTCTGACTTGTGCCCATCTTCAGTGTTTCGACGCAGTCTTCTTCCTCCAGATGAATGAGAAGAAGCCCACATGGACTTGCCCCGTCTGTGACAAACCCGCACCATTTGAGCTGCTCACAATCGATGG GCTGTTATCTGAGATTCTGAAAGAGACGAGTGAGGAGATTGAGGAGATCGAGTACTTAACAGACGGTTCCTGGCAACCCATCAGCGATGACAAGGAGCGGGATAAAGAAAGAGAACGCAGTCACACACCCGAGTACCGTGTTGTTGATATAT GCATTCCTGAAGCAAATGGTCATTCACCGGCCCACAGCAGCACCAGCCTGTCGGGCAAATCTGGTAGCGGCTCTGTTGGGATGTCTGGAGTCACAGGAGGACCTGCGGCGGCACCGGGAGCAGGTGTAGTGGTAGATCTGACTCTGGACTCCTCCTCTGAGGAGGAAGGGGGCGGGGCTGGAGGGGACAgcgaggacacagaggacagcGCCGACAGTCCTGCCCCCAAGAGGGGCCGATACAACTACGACAAAGACCTGGTCACTGCGTACTGA